From the Kribbella sp. CA-293567 genome, the window GGGCTTCGTCGACGGCGTGGGCTTCAGCATGACGATTCCCGGCGCCCGCAAGAACTGGGTGGCGCCGCTGGAGTTCGCCGCCGACCCGCGTCACCTGTTCGGCGGCAGCGAGTACGTCAGCCGCATCAACACCGACGCCGGCCAGCGGACCTGGCAGCGGATCAGCCCGGACCTCACCGAGGGGACCGAGCCCCGCGCTCCCGGCTTCGGCACCATCACGGCACTCGGTACCACGAACGCCGACCCGAACCTGGTCTACGCCGGCACCGACAGCGGTCTGATGTGGGTCAGCCGCAACGCGATGGCCGCTCCCGACCAGGTGACCTGGACGAAGCTGCAGAGCCCGGTCTTCCCCGGCCGCTGGGTCACCCGCATCACCGTCGACCCGCAGAACCCGGCCGTCGCCTGGGCCAGCTTCTCGGGCTGGCGCTCCGGCGACGACTACCCGCACCTGGTGATGACCACCAACGGCGGCCGGAGCTGGGCCGACATCACCGGCAAGAAGATCCCGCAGGCGCCGATCAACGACGTCATCCGGCATCCGTCCAAGAAGAACTGGCTGTTCATCGCCACCGACGTCGGCGTCTTCCGGACGACCAACCTGGGCAAGACGTGGGTCAAGGTCGGCGCGAACCTGCCGCTGGTCCCGATCAACGACATCGACCTGCCGGCCGGCAGCCAGACGCTCTACGCCGCGACGTACGGCCGGAGCATCTGGACGACCTCGCTCGCCGACGCCTCCTGAGCCGCTGAAGGCCTGACCCTGCGAACCGCACGCCGACCACCCCGACGGCCCGCCACCTGGCGGACTCTCGGGGTGGTCGCGGTGTCCGTGGTCTTCCTCGCGCCGCTGGTGGTGATGGTGCTGGGTTCTCTCCAGCGCCCGCTCCAACCGCCGCCCGACGGACTCGACCTCTGGCCCGACCCGGCCGAGTGGACGAACTACTCGGCCGTGTCGCGATTCATGCCGCTGGCGAGGTTGCTGCTGAACTCCCTGCTGCTGGTGGTGGTCGCGGTACCGGTCACCGTGATCGTCACGTCCATGGCAGGCCTCGCGATCGTCACCGCTCGTGGCCGGGTACGCCGTGGGCTCATCGGCCTTTCCGTGTTCATGCTGCTGGTGCCCGCCGCAGCGCTGTGGGTGCCGCGGGTCGTCCTGCTCCGGGGCGTCGGACTGGCCGACACACCGCTCACCGTCGCACTGCTCTCCCTCGCCGGCACGAGCCCTTTCTATGTGCTGCTCTTCGCGCTGGCCTACTCGCGGATCCCCGGGTCGCTGCTGGAAGCCGCCACGCTGGAAGGACTGAGCCCGTACGCCGTCTGGCGGCAGATCGCGATTCCGCTCGCGCGCCCGGCGGTGGTGGCGGTCGCGGCCCTGTCCGGCCTGTTCTACTGGTCCACGTTCATGGATCCGCTGACCCTGGTGTCGTCGCCGGCCAACTGGCCGGTGGCGCTGGGCCTGCGGAGCCTCAGCGAGATGGAGGCTGCCCTGTACCCGATCTACCTCGCCGCGGCGGTGATCGTGACCGCGCCCGCGCTGGTTGCCTTCTGCATCGGTCAACGGTCCTTCTTCTCAGCTGTGGAGCGCACATGAGAGTCAGCAGAGCGATCGCCGTCCTCGTGGTACCGGCGCTGCTCGCGGTGAGCGCTTGCGCCGGGGACCCGGCCAAGGACGACGCCGCCCCGGCGAACACCACGCCGGCGCCGATCACCTTGCAGGTCCGGGCCGAACCGGAGGAGGCGGCGGTCTACCGCAGCCTCGTTACGGCGTACGAGCAGGCGAGTGGCGGGAAGGTCGAACTGGTCGCGGTCGGCCGCTCGGACCATCTGACCCGGCTGTCCACCGCGTTCGCGTCGGGTGACGCCCCGGACGTGTTCCTGATCAACTACCGCGAGTACGCGCCCTTCGTGCAGCGCGGAGCGGTCGCTTCGGTGGGCGCCCTGCTCGACCAGCAGAAGGTCGATCGGGGTGGGTACTACGAGGAACCCCTGAGCGCCTTCAGCTACCGGGGTGAGCTGCAGTGCATGCCGCAGAACATCTCTTCCCTGGTCGTGTACTGGAACCGCGCGCTGTTCCGGCAGGCCGGTGTCGCGCCGCCGAAGGCCGACTGGAGCTGGGCGGACTTCGTGGCGACCGCCCGCGCCCTGACCACCGCCAAGACCAAGGGCGTCGGCATCGACCCGTCGATCACCCGGATGGCGCCGTTCATCTGGAGCAACGGCGGCGCGATCGTCGACGACGACGAGAAGCCGACCCGGACGACGCTGCACGAGCCCGCCGCCCGCGCCGCGCTCCAGTCCGTCGTCGACCTGATCGGTACCGGCGCGACCCCGAACAAGGCCCAGCTCGCCGCGCAGGATCTGGACGAGCAGTTCATGACCGGCAAGGTGGCGATGTTCCTGAGCTCGCGGGTCGAGGTCCCGGCGCTGCGAGAGCAACGCGGGCTCGACTTCGACGTCGCGGGCCTGCCCGTGCTGGGTAAGCCCGCTTCGGTGCTGCACAGCGACGCGTACTGCGTCGCGAGCAGCTCGAAGCACCAGGAGGCCGCCGCCAGGTTCATCGCCTACGCGACCGGTCAGCAGGGCCAGACCATCACGGCTCTCGGTGGACGGACCGTGCCGTCACTGCGGGCGGTCGCGAGCTCGCCCGCGTTCCTCAGCCCGTCGCGCGCACCGGCGTCGTCCCAGGTCTTCCTCGACGCCATCCCGCACCTGAGGCACACGCCGGTGACCCCGTCGTGGCCCGAGGTCGAGGATGTCATCGGCAACCAGTTGCAGCGGGCGTTCGAGGACGGCGTACCGCTCGATCAGGTGCTGACCGAGATCCGGAAGCAGGCGGACCCACTGCTCAAGGGCCGATGAGTCTGCGGGTCGAGGCCGCGCGGAAGGAGTACCGGGCGCACGGTGGGGCACGGGTGGTGGCTCTCGACGGCGTCGACCTGGAGGTGGCGGACGGCGAGCTGCTGGTCGTCGTCGGGCCGTCGGGGTCGGGGAAGTCGACACTGCTGCGCGCGATCGCGGGCCTGGAGACGCTGGACTCGGGGCACATCGTCATCGGTGGCCGGGACATCACCGGCGTACCGGCCGGGCGGCGGGACGTGGCGATGGTCTTCCAGGAAGCCGCACTGTTCCCGCATCTCAGCGTCGCGGCGAACATCGGCATCGGGGAGCGGGCCCGGGGAGCCAAGCGTCGCGAGGTCGAGGCTCGGGTGGCCGAGGTGGCCCGGAGCCTGGATGTCGATCAACTGTTGCAGCGGATGCCGGGCGAACTCAGCGGAGGGGAGCGGCAACGGGTGGCGCTGGCACGGGTGATGATCCGCGTGCCCGCCGTCTGTCTGCTCGACGAGCCGCTGGCCTCCGTCGACGCCGAACTGCGGCTGCGCATGCGAGGGGAGATCCGGGCGGTGCAGCAGTCGCTGGGGTTGCCGATGGTCCACGTCACCCACGATCAGCTCGAGGCGATGGCGATGGGAGACCGGATCGCGGTGATGGACGGCGGCCGCGTCCTCCAGTGCGACAGCCCCGCTGAGCTGTACGCGCGGCCGGCCACGACGGCGGTGGCGCGCATCCTGGGCGCGCTGCCGATGAACCTGCTGCCGGCTGAAGACGGGGTGATCGTGGGCGTCCGGCCCGAGCGGGTCCGGGTCTGCCGGAGTACCGAAAGTGGGCGCGTTGGCACGGTCCTCGCCGTCGAGCCGGCCGGCGAGGACTGTCTGGTCCGGATCCAGACGACTGGCGAGTTGCTCGCCCGCTTGCCCTGGGATGACGCTCCCAAGGTCGGGGAGAAGGTATCCGTGGCCTGGCGTCCTGAGGACGTGCACCACTTCGACGCCGTGACCGGTCTGCGGCGATGAGGCGGGCCGGGACGGCCGTGTGGCGGCAACCGCTCGCGGTTCCGTACCTGGTGGGGTCGCTGCTTCTCGTACTCGCGCCCCTCGGGCTGGCCGTCGTACTGGCTTTCACCGACTACTTCGGTTTCCGGGCGCCCGAGTTCACCGGGCTCGGCAACGTGAGCCGGCTGGTGGACGACCGCGCGTTCTGGGACTCGGTCGGAATCAGCGCGGTCGTCGCCGCGGTCGTCGTACCGTTTCGCTTGCTGCTCGCGGTCGGGGCCGCCCTCCTGCTGGCCCGGCGCCGCGGCGCCATGATGACGGCCGGCCGGGCGTCGGTCTACCTGCCGTCGGTCATCCCTGACGCGGCGTGGGCCCTGCTCTGGTTGTGGATCCTCAACCCGCTGTACGGGCCGCTGCCCGCGCTGCTCGGCGCCCTCGGCGTTCCCGATCCCGGGTTCCTGACCACGCCCTGGGGCGCCCGCCTCGCCTTGGTCCTGGTGATGACCTTCCAGGTCGGCGAGGCGTTCACGGTCGCCCTCGCCGCTCGCATCGCGATCCCCGCGCGGCTGCACGAGGCGATCGAACTGGAGGGCGGATCAGGCTGGTTCGCGATGACGCGGGTGACGCTGCCGCTGATGGCGCCGATCGTGATCGTGCTGGCCGTGCGGGACGTGGTGGTCGTCGTACAGAACGCCTTCGTCCCGGCTCTGCTCGTGACCGGCGGTGGTCCGGTGAACGCGACCCTGACCGCGCCGCTGCTCATCTACCGCCGCGCCTTCGAGTACGGCGAACTCGGCTACGCGAGCACCTTGTCGGTGACCCTGCTGGTGCTCACCGGCATCGCCGCCGCGCTCCCGCTCTGGATCGCCGCTCGCCTGGCAGCCCGGCAGCGAACCCGCTGACGCAGCGAACCAGCAGTAGACCTTCCCAGCCAACTCCCAGCGGACTTTCGGCGAACCATCGGGCCGGCTCGGCACTCTGGACCCATCGGCGAGACGAGGAGATCCAGATGCACGACCACGACAGAGGACTCGAGTACGACCTCGGCGTACTGCGCCGGCGCAACGTCCTGCGGCTGTTCGCCGGCGCCGGGCTGGCCGTAGTGGCCGGCTGTGCGGCCGACCCGGACACGTCCAGCGGCTCGACCCCGAGCTCATCCCCGAGTGCCGCCGGTACGACGGGCAGCACCCCGGCCCCGTCGAGCGGCGGCGTCGACGAGATCCCCGAGGAGACGGCCGGGCCGTTCCCCGGCGACGGGTCCAACGGGCCGAACGTGCTGACCGAGTCGGGCATCGTGCGCAGGGATCTGACCAAGAGCTTCGGGTCGGCGACAGGCGTTGCGGAAGGTGTCCCGCTGACGGTCGAACTCGTCGTACTGGATGCGGCCAAGGACACCGCCCTGCCCGGTGCCGCCGTCTACCTGTGGCACTGCGATGCGCAGGGGCGCTACTCGCTCTACGACGGCGAGATCAGCGGCGAGAACTACTGCCGCGGCGTACAGGCTGCCGACTCGACCGGGAAGGTCACCTTCACCACGATCTTCCCCGCGGCGTACCAGGGGAGGTGGCCGCACCTCCACTTCGAGGTCTACGCCTCGTTGTCCGAAGCCACCGCGGCCGGGAAGATCAGCGCGACCTCGCAACTGGCTCTGCCGGCCGAGGCGTGCGCCGCGGTCTACGCGACTTCGGGGTACGACGGGAGCACCCGCAATCTGGCGAACACGTCGCTGGAGAAGGACAACGTGTTCGGCGACGACGGCGCCGTACACCAGCTGGCCGCCATCAGCGGTGAGGTCCAGGACGGCTACACCGCTCGGCTCACCGTGGGTGTGTGACGCACTCTCACCACCGGACCGATAGCGTTGCCCCGATGTCCGACTCGCGTGATCCCCACAGCCCTGCCCAGCCTGCCGGCCCGACGCCCGGCACCTGGGTGCTCGGTTCTGTCCGCGGGATCAAGCTGACGATGCGGTTCACCTGGCTGCCGGTGGCGATGCTGCTGGCGTTCGGGTTCTCCAGCATCATCGGAGCGCAGTTCCCGGAGCTGGGCAGCTGGCGCTACGTCGCGTCGTTCGTCTTCGTGGTCGCGTTCACCGCGTCGATCCTGCTGCACGAGCTGGCGCACGCGCTGGTGGCGTTGCGGTTCAAGATCCCGGTGACCGAGATCAACCTCGGGTTCTTCGCGGCCGGCACCCACATCGAGGGGGAGCGGAAGCGGCCCTTCGAGGAGTTCGCCGTGTCGGTGGTCGGCCCGCTGGCGTCGCTGCTGGTCGGCGGACTGGCCTACCTGGGGTCGCGGGCGGCCGACGACGGCGTCGCGTACGTCGCGCTGTTCAACCTCGCGATGGCCAACCTGATCGTCGGCGTCACCAACCTGCTGCCCGGCCTGCCGCTCGACGGTGGCTGGGTGCTGCGGGCAGCGGTGTGGAAGGCGACCGGCAACCCGCACACCGGCACCATCGCGGCCGCGTGGGCCGGCCGGGTGATCGCGATCGCCGTCCTGGCAGCGCCGGTGATCCTGCAGGAGCTCTTCGACCGGCAGCCGACCATCATCGACTTCGTCATCGCGCTGGCCGTCGGTTTCTTCCTCTGGATGGGCTCCACCGCGTCCCTCATGCAGGCCCGGCTGCGGCGCAAGCTGCCTGCCCTGCACGTGCGCACGCTGGCCCGCCGCGCGATCGCCGTCCACGCCAGTACGCCGATCTCCGAAGCGATCCGGCTGGCGACCGGCGCCCAGGCCGGCGCCGTGGTGGTCACCGACGGCCAGGACAAGCCGCACGCCCTCGTGTCGGAGTCGGCCGTCACCGCGGTCGCGCCCAACCAGCGGCCCTGGACCACGGTCGGCGAGGTGGCCACCCGGATCAGCGCCGGCCACATCATCGGCGTCAACGACACCGGCGAGGAGATCCTCGACACCCTCCGCAAGCACCCGTCGTCGGAGTACCTGGTGCTGGACGCCGACGGTGGGGTGTACGGCGTGCTCGCGACCGCCGACCTCGAGCAGGCCTTCCGCTCCCGCTGACGCTGCGCCCGCCGTTCCGGATTTGTCGGAGCGGGGAAGTAGGGTGAGCGCCTTATGTCTGATCTTCGCGATTTTCCTGATGCCTCGTTCTCCGGGGTCCACCACGGGCCGCTGCAGGCCGGTGAGTGGGTCACCCTGTCCGACTCGAAGGGGCGCCGGCACTCGGTGTTCCTGGAGCGCGGGAAGGTCTTCCACACCACCAAGGGCGGGATCGAGCACGACGAGCTGATCGACGGGCCCGACGCGGTGGTGGTCCGGTCCAAGGGCGGGGTGGAATACCTCGCGCTGCGGCCGCTGATGGCGGACTACTCGGTGTCGATGCCGCGCGGTGCCGCGGTGATCTACCCGAAGGACACCGCCCAGATCGTGACGATGGCCGACGTCTTCCCGGGCGCGAAGGTGGTCGAGGCGGGCGCCGGTTCGGGCGCGCTGACCACCGCGTTGCTGCGGGCGGTCGGGATCCACGGCCAGGTGATCTCGTTCGAGCGCCGCGAGGACTTCGCCGAGGTGGCCCGCAAGAACGTGACCGGCTTCTTCGGTGCCGAGCACCCGGCCTGGACCCTGCACGTCGGTGACCTGGTCGAGTCGCTGGCCGAAGAGGAAGTCGACCGCATCATCCTCGACATGCTGGCTCCCTGGGAGTGCATCGACGCCGCCGCGGGTGCCCTGGTGCCCGGTGGCGTGTTCTGCGCCTACGTCGCCACCACGACCCAGCTGAGCCGCGTGGTGGAGACGTTGCGCGCGCACGGCGAGTTCACCGAGCCCCGGGCCTGGGAGTCGCTGGTGCGGGACTGGCACGTCGAAGGACTGGCCGTCCGGCCGGGGCACCGGATGCAGGGTCACACCGCGTTCCTGGTGACCGCTAGGCGGATGGCCCACGGGGTACAGGCCCCCCGAAAGAAGCGCCGGCCGGCCCCTGGAGCGTACGGCGACGACTATTCCGGACCTCGCAAGTCCGACCCACCCGCGGACACGCCGCCGGCAACGGAGCCATCCGCAACCGACACGTGATGGGATTCGGCTTGCTAGGTGAGGTTTTCTGGGTAAGGTCCATAGGGTCGAGCCCCACATGGTGAGGTGATGATCGTGGCTGGAGACGAGAGTCCTACCGCGGCAGAGCTGCGTAACCAGGTCCGTTACCTGGAGGCCGAGGTCGCAGCGTTGCGGCGGAGGTTGTTGGAGCACCCGGCGGACAGCCGGTCGCTCGAGAGCAGACTGTCCGAAACCCAGGCGTCCTTGTCGAGTGTGACCGCCCAGAACGAACGGCTGGCGGACACACTGCGCGAGGCCCGAGAGAAGATCATCGCCCTGAAGGAGGAAGTCGACCGGCTGGCGCAACCGCCCTCCGGTTTCGGTACCTTCCTGGGCCGCAACGACGATGACACGCTGGACGTGTTCACCGGGGGCCGCAAGCTCCGGGTCGCGGCGAGCCCGTCAGTCGACCTGGACGAGCTCCGGCTCGGCCAGGAGCTGATGCTGAACGAGGCGCTGAACGTGGTCGAGGCCTGCGACTTCGAGGTCGTCGGCGACGTGGTGATGTTGAAGGAGCTGCTGGCCGACGGCGAACGGGCCCTGGTGATCGCGCAGGCCGACGAGGAACGTATCGTCCGGCTCGCCTCACCGTTGCTCGACCAGCCACTGCGGGCCGGCGACTCCCTGCTGCTGGAGCCGCGCTCCGGCTATGTCTACGAGAAGATCCCGAAGTCCGAGGTCGAGGAGCTGGTGCTCGAAGAGGTCCCGGACATCGACTACACCCAGATCGGTGGTCTGGCCGGCCAGATCGAGCAGATCCGGGACGCGGTCGAGATGCCGTACCTGCACAAGGACCTGTTCCTCGAGCACGAGCTGAAGCCGCCGAAGGGCGTCCTGCTCTACGGCCCGCCGGGCTGTGGCAAGACCCTGATCGCCAAGGCGGTCGCGAACTCGCTGGCCAAGAAGGTCGCCGAGCGGACCGGGGTGGAGGGGCAGAAGTCGTTCTTCCTCAACATCAAGGGTCCGGAGCTGCTCAACAAGTACGTGGGTGAGACCGAGCGGCACATCCGCCTGGTCTTCCAGCGCGCCCGGGAGAAGGCTTCCGAGGGCATGCCGGTGATCGTGTTCTTCGACGAGATGGACTCGCTGTTCCGCACCCGCGGCTCCGGGGTCTCCTCCGACGTCGAGAACACCATCGTCCCGCAGTTGCTGAGCGAGATCGACGGCGTCGAGGGCCTGGAGAACGTGATCGTCATCGGTGCCTCGAACCGTGAGGACATGATCGACCCGGCGATCCTGCGGCCGGGCCGGCTGGACGTGAAGATCAAGATCGAGCGGCCGGACGCCGAGTCCGCCCGCGACATCTTCTCGAAGTACCTGACCACGACGCTGCCGTTGCACCCCGACGACGTGAGCGAGTTCGGTGGTGACCGCCGGGAGTGCGTGAACGGGATGATCCAGCGCACGGTCGAGCGGATGTACACCGAGGCCGACGAGAACCGCTTCCTCGAGGTCACCTATGCCAACGGTGACAAGGAGGTCCTGTACTTCAAGGACTTCAACTCGGGCGCGATGATCCAGAACATCGTCGACCGGGCCAAGAAGATGGCGATCAAGGCGTTCCTCGACGACGGCCAGAAGGGTCTGCGGGTCCAGCACCTGCTGCAGGCCTGCGTGGACGAGTTCAAGGAGAACGAGGACCTGCCGAACACCACCAACCCGGACGACTGGGCCCGCATCTCCGGCAAGAAGGGCGAGCGGATCGTCTACATCCGCACGCTCATCTCCGGCAAGCAGGGCACCGAGCCGGGCCGGTCGATCGATACGGCCACCAACACCGGTCAGTACCTGTAGCACTCACCTCAGCCGCCCTGGTCCAGTCGACCAGGGCGGCTGAGGCGTCTCCCCGTACTGCGTGCGCGCGCCACCCGCCATAGCGCCGTGGCGGCCACCTGCCATATCACCGTGGTGTCGGCAGCGCCAGCCGCCTAGAGCCACCGGATCCCTTGCTGCCGGAGCCCGTCGGCCGGGGAGCCGGTCAGGGTTTCCCCTGATCCCGCGCGAGCCGCCGTCGGCGTACCGTTCTCGGCATGGCGACGGATGAGATCCGCAAGGACCTGCGCGCAGCGGTCGCGGCGCGGCAGGAGCTCGGCCCGGAGTACGAGGCCGAGGTGATCGAAGGGTTCCTCGCGAAGCTCGACGCGCACGCCGCTCAGCGTCTCGCCACACCGCCGGCGAGGATCGAACCGCCGAGCCGGGAAGGCGATCCGGGCGGGCTCGCGCTGGCCATCGTGTCGGTGGCCGCCGGCGTCCCGATCACTGCCATCGCCGCGGCCCAGGAAGGCACCATCGCCATCATCATCTGCTGGGGCGGCCTGGTCGGCATCAACCTGGCACGCTCGGTCTCCCGCTTCATCGGCCGCAACTGACGATCAGTACTGGAGTTGCACCTGCTGACCACGCGGCGGGGCTCCCGGTGGAGCCAGTCGCCG encodes:
- a CDS encoding carbohydrate ABC transporter permease, which translates into the protein MSVVFLAPLVVMVLGSLQRPLQPPPDGLDLWPDPAEWTNYSAVSRFMPLARLLLNSLLLVVVAVPVTVIVTSMAGLAIVTARGRVRRGLIGLSVFMLLVPAAALWVPRVVLLRGVGLADTPLTVALLSLAGTSPFYVLLFALAYSRIPGSLLEAATLEGLSPYAVWRQIAIPLARPAVVAVAALSGLFYWSTFMDPLTLVSSPANWPVALGLRSLSEMEAALYPIYLAAAVIVTAPALVAFCIGQRSFFSAVERT
- a CDS encoding ABC transporter substrate-binding protein encodes the protein MRVSRAIAVLVVPALLAVSACAGDPAKDDAAPANTTPAPITLQVRAEPEEAAVYRSLVTAYEQASGGKVELVAVGRSDHLTRLSTAFASGDAPDVFLINYREYAPFVQRGAVASVGALLDQQKVDRGGYYEEPLSAFSYRGELQCMPQNISSLVVYWNRALFRQAGVAPPKADWSWADFVATARALTTAKTKGVGIDPSITRMAPFIWSNGGAIVDDDEKPTRTTLHEPAARAALQSVVDLIGTGATPNKAQLAAQDLDEQFMTGKVAMFLSSRVEVPALREQRGLDFDVAGLPVLGKPASVLHSDAYCVASSSKHQEAAARFIAYATGQQGQTITALGGRTVPSLRAVASSPAFLSPSRAPASSQVFLDAIPHLRHTPVTPSWPEVEDVIGNQLQRAFEDGVPLDQVLTEIRKQADPLLKGR
- a CDS encoding ABC transporter ATP-binding protein, with the translated sequence MSLRVEAARKEYRAHGGARVVALDGVDLEVADGELLVVVGPSGSGKSTLLRAIAGLETLDSGHIVIGGRDITGVPAGRRDVAMVFQEAALFPHLSVAANIGIGERARGAKRREVEARVAEVARSLDVDQLLQRMPGELSGGERQRVALARVMIRVPAVCLLDEPLASVDAELRLRMRGEIRAVQQSLGLPMVHVTHDQLEAMAMGDRIAVMDGGRVLQCDSPAELYARPATTAVARILGALPMNLLPAEDGVIVGVRPERVRVCRSTESGRVGTVLAVEPAGEDCLVRIQTTGELLARLPWDDAPKVGEKVSVAWRPEDVHHFDAVTGLRR
- a CDS encoding carbohydrate ABC transporter permease — encoded protein: MRRAGTAVWRQPLAVPYLVGSLLLVLAPLGLAVVLAFTDYFGFRAPEFTGLGNVSRLVDDRAFWDSVGISAVVAAVVVPFRLLLAVGAALLLARRRGAMMTAGRASVYLPSVIPDAAWALLWLWILNPLYGPLPALLGALGVPDPGFLTTPWGARLALVLVMTFQVGEAFTVALAARIAIPARLHEAIELEGGSGWFAMTRVTLPLMAPIVIVLAVRDVVVVVQNAFVPALLVTGGGPVNATLTAPLLIYRRAFEYGELGYASTLSVTLLVLTGIAAALPLWIAARLAARQRTR
- a CDS encoding intradiol ring-cleavage dioxygenase; the protein is MHDHDRGLEYDLGVLRRRNVLRLFAGAGLAVVAGCAADPDTSSGSTPSSSPSAAGTTGSTPAPSSGGVDEIPEETAGPFPGDGSNGPNVLTESGIVRRDLTKSFGSATGVAEGVPLTVELVVLDAAKDTALPGAAVYLWHCDAQGRYSLYDGEISGENYCRGVQAADSTGKVTFTTIFPAAYQGRWPHLHFEVYASLSEATAAGKISATSQLALPAEACAAVYATSGYDGSTRNLANTSLEKDNVFGDDGAVHQLAAISGEVQDGYTARLTVGV
- a CDS encoding site-2 protease family protein → MSDSRDPHSPAQPAGPTPGTWVLGSVRGIKLTMRFTWLPVAMLLAFGFSSIIGAQFPELGSWRYVASFVFVVAFTASILLHELAHALVALRFKIPVTEINLGFFAAGTHIEGERKRPFEEFAVSVVGPLASLLVGGLAYLGSRAADDGVAYVALFNLAMANLIVGVTNLLPGLPLDGGWVLRAAVWKATGNPHTGTIAAAWAGRVIAIAVLAAPVILQELFDRQPTIIDFVIALAVGFFLWMGSTASLMQARLRRKLPALHVRTLARRAIAVHASTPISEAIRLATGAQAGAVVVTDGQDKPHALVSESAVTAVAPNQRPWTTVGEVATRISAGHIIGVNDTGEEILDTLRKHPSSEYLVLDADGGVYGVLATADLEQAFRSR
- a CDS encoding tRNA (adenine-N1)-methyltransferase; this encodes MSDLRDFPDASFSGVHHGPLQAGEWVTLSDSKGRRHSVFLERGKVFHTTKGGIEHDELIDGPDAVVVRSKGGVEYLALRPLMADYSVSMPRGAAVIYPKDTAQIVTMADVFPGAKVVEAGAGSGALTTALLRAVGIHGQVISFERREDFAEVARKNVTGFFGAEHPAWTLHVGDLVESLAEEEVDRIILDMLAPWECIDAAAGALVPGGVFCAYVATTTQLSRVVETLRAHGEFTEPRAWESLVRDWHVEGLAVRPGHRMQGHTAFLVTARRMAHGVQAPRKKRRPAPGAYGDDYSGPRKSDPPADTPPATEPSATDT
- the arc gene encoding proteasome ATPase; the protein is MIVAGDESPTAAELRNQVRYLEAEVAALRRRLLEHPADSRSLESRLSETQASLSSVTAQNERLADTLREAREKIIALKEEVDRLAQPPSGFGTFLGRNDDDTLDVFTGGRKLRVAASPSVDLDELRLGQELMLNEALNVVEACDFEVVGDVVMLKELLADGERALVIAQADEERIVRLASPLLDQPLRAGDSLLLEPRSGYVYEKIPKSEVEELVLEEVPDIDYTQIGGLAGQIEQIRDAVEMPYLHKDLFLEHELKPPKGVLLYGPPGCGKTLIAKAVANSLAKKVAERTGVEGQKSFFLNIKGPELLNKYVGETERHIRLVFQRAREKASEGMPVIVFFDEMDSLFRTRGSGVSSDVENTIVPQLLSEIDGVEGLENVIVIGASNREDMIDPAILRPGRLDVKIKIERPDAESARDIFSKYLTTTLPLHPDDVSEFGGDRRECVNGMIQRTVERMYTEADENRFLEVTYANGDKEVLYFKDFNSGAMIQNIVDRAKKMAIKAFLDDGQKGLRVQHLLQACVDEFKENEDLPNTTNPDDWARISGKKGERIVYIRTLISGKQGTEPGRSIDTATNTGQYL